The window CTGCCATTGCGATTATCGCGTCGACCTCCAACGGCGTCGACAAAAATGCGCGATTGCATTACGACTTTGCAAGCGCAGCATTGAACCGCGGCCTGGCGCGGGAGATCCTACGACGCGTGCCAGCGGCAATTGCGGGGATTTGCCACCGCTGATCAACTAATGAGCGTGAGAGGAAGACGCGTCGTTCCGCTGTTCTGCGGGGGGCGTTTTTTCAGCGACGGGCGTCTTCCAAGCGAAAGCCTGGATGACATAAAAGAAAACGGGAGTCAGGAACAGGCCGAAGACGGTCACGCCTAGCATGCCACTAAACACGGCCAGTCCTAACGCGCGCCGCATCTCGGCACCCGCGCCGAGTGCTAGCACCAACGGAACGACGCCGAGAATAAAGGCTAGCGAGGTCATCAGGATTGGCCGTAACCGCAAGCGGCTCGCTTCCAGAACCGCCTCGCCACGCGGCGCGCCTTGTTCCTGTTGCTGCTTGGCAAATTCGACAATCAAAATGGCGTTTTTGCTGGCCAGTCCGACCAACACGACGAAGCCGATCTGCGTGAAGATGTTTACTTCCAAGCCACCGAGACGCACTCCCACGATCGAGCATAGCAAACACATCGGTACGACCAGGATGACGGCCAGCGGCAAGGCCCAACTTTCGTACTGCGCGGCCAGCACGAGAAACACAAAAACGACCGCCAGCGCAAAGACAAAGATCGCCGCGGCGCCGATCTGCAACTGCAGCAGTGTCAGCTCGGTCCATTCCAAAGCCATCGAGCGGGGCAGCTCGCTGTCGGCAATCTCTTCCATCAGCGTGATTGCCTGACCCGAGCTGACGCCCGGCGCGGTATTGCCCGTGACGGCCGTGGCCGAGTACATGTTGTACCGCATCACCATCACCGGCCCGTTCGTATCGCGCACTTGCATCAGGGTGCCGAGTCTGATCATTTGACCTTGATTGTTGCGGACTTGCAGTTGGCGGATATCCGGAACGCGGTCGCGAAATTTTTGGTCGGCTTGAATATTGACCTGCCATGTGCGGCCGAATTCATTGAAGTTATTCACGTAGTACGAGCCTAGGTAAACCTGCAGCGTGCTGAACACATCGCTGACGAGTACTCCTAGCGCCATGCATTTCGTGCGATCGATGTCCAGCTGCAGCCAGGGCGTGTTGGCGCGCGAGCTATTGAACAGCCCTAGCAGGCCCGGCGTGGCATTGCCACGGGCGACGATCTGATCGCTGACGCGCTGCAGATCTCCCAAGCCGAGATTGCCACGGTCTTCGATGATGAACTTGAAGCCGCCGGTCGTGCCGAGGCCATCGATGGGCGCGGCACCAAATGCCGATACCACGGCCTCGCGGACTTCGTTTTCGCACCGATCCCGCAATGAGTCCGAGATGGCGTCGGCGGTCAACTCGCTCCCATGCCGTTCGGAGAATCCCTTCAACAACACGTACATCGAACCCAGGTTCGGCGCGTTGGCATTCAAGATCAACGACTTGCCCGCGATGCTTACCGTGTGGGCGACGCCTGGCGTTTCGCGAGCGATCCCTTCGATCTGGCTCATGACTTTTTGCGTCCGCTCGAGCGACGCCGAGTCAGGTAACCGGACATTCAGCAGCAGGTAGCCCTTGTCTTGCTGAGGAATAAAGCCCGTCGGCGCGACGACGAACTGCCAGTACGTCAACACCAGCAGGCCACCGTAGACCGCCAGCACGACGACGCTGATGCGCAACATGATCCGGACCAGGCGCGTGTAAACGGCTGTGCCCGCGCCGAAGGCCGCGTTGAACAGTCGAAAGAAACGCCCGAGCACCAGATTCAAGAGCCAATCGAGCGGATCGCGGCGCGCTCCGTGCGGTTTGAGCAGGATGGCGGCCAAGGCAGGACTGAGGGTCAATGAATTGAAGGCGGAGATGACGGTCGACACCGCGATGGTCACGGCAAATTGACGGAAAAACTCGCCGGTAATGCCACCCAGAAACGCGCACGGAATGAACACGGCGCACAGCACCAGCGCCACGGCCACCACCGGTGCGGTCACTTCGTCCATGGCCTTGCGGGCGGCTTCGCGCGGCGGAACCCCCTGCTCGAGCCAGCGTTCGACGTTTTCGACCACCACGATGGCATCGTCCACAACGATGCCGATGGCCAACACCAGCCCGAAGAGCGAGAGATTATTCAGCGAAAATCCCAGCACGGCCATCACGGCAAACGTACCCACGATAGCCACAGGCACGGCGATCAGCGGGATGAGCGTGGCGC of the Pirellulales bacterium genome contains:
- a CDS encoding efflux RND transporter permease subunit, with the protein product MISHFFIDRPIFASVLSIVFVLAGGVAVFTLPVAQYPDVTPPTVLVTALYPGANSQTVRDTVAAPIEAQVSGVEGMMYMSSQSTNDGVYSLTVTFRLGMDSDMAQVLVQNRVSLALPVIPPLVQNEGINVKKMSPNTMMIVNLTSPDNTYDSIFLSNYATIYIKDELGRLPGIAGITYLGQRDYSLRVWLDPDKLAALNLSATDVVTAISQQNVQVAAGQIGQPPVSRSQQFQLTINTLGRLTDPDQFADIILKTFQTNVPSDQSGSAGISGGASQTGGTTQMNPPLGASTSTSTGIVRLRDVARVRLGSQQYDQTCTLDGKPSVALSIYQLPGSNALDTAAGVYAKMNELKTRFPEGLDYEIVYDTTPFIRESVDEVFHTLRDAVILVAIVVLAFLQNWRATLIPLIAVPVAIVGTFAVMAVLGFSLNNLSLFGLVLAIGIVVDDAIVVVENVERWLEQGVPPREAARKAMDEVTAPVVAVALVLCAVFIPCAFLGGITGEFFRQFAVTIAVSTVISAFNSLTLSPALAAILLKPHGARRDPLDWLLNLVLGRFFRLFNAAFGAGTAVYTRLVRIMLRISVVVLAVYGGLLVLTYWQFVVAPTGFIPQQDKGYLLLNVRLPDSASLERTQKVMSQIEGIARETPGVAHTVSIAGKSLILNANAPNLGSMYVLLKGFSERHGSELTADAISDSLRDRCENEVREAVVSAFGAAPIDGLGTTGGFKFIIEDRGNLGLGDLQRVSDQIVARGNATPGLLGLFNSSRANTPWLQLDIDRTKCMALGVLVSDVFSTLQVYLGSYYVNNFNEFGRTWQVNIQADQKFRDRVPDIRQLQVRNNQGQMIRLGTLMQVRDTNGPVMVMRYNMYSATAVTGNTAPGVSSGQAITLMEEIADSELPRSMALEWTELTLLQLQIGAAAIFVFALAVVFVFLVLAAQYESWALPLAVILVVPMCLLCSIVGVRLGGLEVNIFTQIGFVVLVGLASKNAILIVEFAKQQQEQGAPRGEAVLEASRLRLRPILMTSLAFILGVVPLVLALGAGAEMRRALGLAVFSGMLGVTVFGLFLTPVFFYVIQAFAWKTPVAEKTPPAEQRNDASSSHAH